A stretch of DNA from Tigriopus californicus strain San Diego chromosome 8, Tcal_SD_v2.1, whole genome shotgun sequence:
GGCAATCGAACATGATCATGGGAGAGCGGGAGAGAGATGAATAATGAGCGTGTCGATGAAGAATTTCAAGGCCGCGGCCAAGCGGAGTTCACATATTCCACCTTGAACAATTGGAATGGATATTGTATTTTGGTATCGATCGCTAACTTCTTATTGATAATGATAGCTTTGATGCTCAAAAAGTTGGGTCCAATGAATAGAGCGTCATTTTTCTTTAGTTTGCCTTGTTCCTCTTTGCAAAAAGAATATTATGAGAGGTTTCGCGAGTATTCAACCACAAATCCGAGAAGAACAAAGATAATCTGAGAAAAGGGATCTAAAGTTCCGATTTATTATCGATCAGAGGCTTttgaatgatgaaaattgGTTGATAATCAAACAGATTTGTATATTTACGGTCTTCACCGGGAATATCTTTGGCATTGATGGTCATATTCGCTTCAGTGtagatttgttcaaaattggtgaACAAATGGGACAGTTGCAAGTGGCCGTAGAGTTTGCAACCATTGAAGAGAACAGCGTCATAGCCCACGGGCACTCCTACCAGAGCTCTCCCCCCTGGGCGCATGACACACCAAGCTTTGGCCATGGTGATCAGATCTCCCCAAGGATTGATGCCATCTCCATAACGACCTAGTCCGCTGTGTTCCAAAGAGGAAAATGTAGCCATGGCATCAAATTGTGGCAAAGCTCCTTCCGTGAAGCGCTTCCGAAATTCTTTGGGATCAAGAACCTCCAGATCCGGATGCTGGTTGTCAATGGGAACGTATTCCAAGGTCGTGACCTTTTTGGCACCGTGCTCCAATAGAATGGCTTCTAACCATGGGACTTGGCTGCCAATCACTAAAACATGGCCATCTTGGACTTGTTCTTGTATGTGATCTCGGATATGCTGTCCAATGTCATGACACGCCTTAAACCCGTACAGACCGTGCAATTTTCCGAGACGATAGCTCTGTCGATATTGCTCAACTTCTTGTTCCGTCCATTTTAGGTTATGAGTTACTCCATTGGAGTCATCCAGATATAAATACTCAAGGCCGAATTGATTGCCATACGtgaatttggatttgattgaatcGGATAATTCATCCAATCTGGGAGGTTTGTCCGACGTTGAGCTGTAGTCCAAGATTGGGTTTGTCACAATATCTTCACAATCAAAGTCTTTTTGAAGtacattgaaatattttccaaggGGTCCGGTAATTGTGGTGTCACAAGTCTCACCACAATCTGTCTGGATCATCTGTACCATTTGACCAGTTGTAAAATTTGCTGCTCCAATGTAGACTAGATTTAACAGACACCAGCAGGAAAACCATAGCCTGTTTGGAAAATGCATGCTTCTTAGTATACGTAGATCCGGACTTTAGCGACTGCTCACTGTCACACAAAGTTCGCTCTCTTcgtaacaacaacaaacttTACTCAGCAGTTTATTTGCCTTCAAAACACATTACGGTACAAATGGGGGTATCAAAGAGTGGTCTCGTCCAAGCGACTCGCTTGGTCATTGTCCATTTCTGATCGGTTTCAATGACCTCCTTGCCAACCAAAAAGTCTTCTAATAATTGGATTATTGGGATTGACGGGCCCAAGGACATGGGGGAGTCGCTTTTCCAAGGTTCGCCACAAGGCTTCGGCGATGAGTGGTTGGGCACCTTGGGTGGGGTGAAAGCTATCAACCGGTTCAATTAGTTGCCACAATTGGCCTCCACCCGCTACCCATTCCTTCATGACAATCCGGAACGGGTTGCTGATGTAGTGGACATCAAAATTTGTGAATTTCTCAGTTTTGGCCACTTTCTGGAGCACCtggttcaatttcttggctcTTTCCGTGGTCGCAAGTCTGACCGTGACATTGGATGTCATCCAACCGTGGCAAGGGCCAATCTCCATGCAATTGAACCAAGCATAAAGGTCGTCATTGGTTAGGTCCCGATTATATTGGCCCAAGGGGTGAAACCTTTGCGCCATAGCGTCGTAGATAACGTTAGCATCAACGAGCCCGATCAGGATCACATGGCTATTTGGAGGCAAATGGGCCTCCAAATATCGTAAACCTGTGATCGTATTTTCATAGAAAAGCTCCGGTGAAGTCATGTGAGTCAGAGTGTCGTGATATTCATTGCAAACGTCATTTCCCACCAGGGAGTAGAATACAATGGCTGGATGATCCTGAGTTGGATCTCGAGAAATGCTCTTCATGTACATGAGGGTGTTGTTGCTCTCAGCTCCATTTCTGGCTAAGTTCTGGTAATCACGATGGTTACACAGGTTCCTTTCCCGCATTCGGAGATAAATTGAATCTACTTGTCCTTGAATTAAGTCAGGCATGGATGAGTTCTGGAAGCCGGTT
This window harbors:
- the LOC131885129 gene encoding uncharacterized protein LOC131885129, giving the protein MHFPNRLWFSCWCLLNLVYIGAANFTTGQMVQMIQTDCGETCDTTITGPLGKYFNVLQKDFDCEDIVTNPILDYSSTSDKPPRLDELSDSIKSKFTYGNQFGLEYLYLDDSNGVTHNLKWTEQEVEQYRQSYRLGKLHGLYGFKACHDIGQHIRDHIQEQVQDGHVLVIGSQVPWLEAILLEHGAKKVTTLEYVPIDNQHPDLEVLDPKEFRKRFTEGALPQFDAMATFSSLEHSGLGRYGDGINPWGDLITMAKAWCVMRPGGRALVGVPVGYDAVLFNGCKLYGHLQLSHLFTNFEQIYTEANMTINAKDIPGEDRKYTNLFDYQPIFIIQKPLIDNKSEL